The window AAGCCTCTATTAATTCATTGGCGTCAGGTACGCGACGGGATATCAGGAGATAGTGTTTCTCCTCGGACAGGGGCTTCAAATGACTGGTCACCATGCGGTCGACGCCGGGGGCGAATTCACTGGATAAAATGAAGTAGCCGACTTCAACATCTTCCGGCACCACATCCACCCGGTGTTTGAACATCATTTTGAAGCTGCTGACGATATCGCTGGCGTAGTCGTGGGCAATTTCCTCATTGCGCACCATGTCCATGAATTTGTCGTTGTAGTTGTAACCCAGCGTCAGTCCGAAGCGGTACTTTTTCAGATCGCTGAAATCTTTCCAGTCAAACTCGGCGTTGCGCAGATGGAAAAACACATACTGGGTGCTGGAGATCGGGTCGCTGTAAATGAAGTATTGGGTGCGCTCTTCGCGATAGGCCCACAGGATGGAGCCGTCCCACTCTCCGTCCTGTGCGCTTTGCAGGGCGCGCTTCCAAGGCAGAAAAGTGAATTTGACTTCGTAACCTTCGCTGGCGAAGGCCTCTTTGACGATCAGCGATACGACGCCATCGTACTTAAGGTCCTGAGAGACGTAGGGCGGCCATTCGCCATTGGTGAGGCGGACGACGCGTTTGGCGTCGGCGGCGTGAGCGAAGGACATCAGGCTCAAAGCCCACCCAAGAAGCAAGAAGCGCCAGAGACAGGTATTCATGGTTAGACGGCCGTGCAAGTGAAAAACATATCCTGCGAAAGACTTTGAGCCTTTCCCGTTATGTCATCATGACAATCCGCTAATAGGTTTAAGTGTATGCGAATTGCCGCGGTTCGCAAACGCAAGCAAGGAACGCAGTGGCGAACTGCGACCGAGACTATACTCATTAAAGCGTCGCCCGATGCGGCTCAATTGCAATCTAAGGAACCCTGATGAGGCGCCTGACGGAAAGACTATTATTCACTCTTGTTTTCATCGCCATGATTGACGGCGCGATGGCGAAAGAAAAGATTTTGCTGGTGACCCAGGATTTCCCTCCATTGCAGGTGATGACGGGGCATGGCGAGTACACCGGCTTCGTGATCGACTTTATGAAGGAAGTGGTGGCGGACGTCGCCAAAGACAACGACATTGAGAGCAGCATTATGTTCGCGCCCTGGAAGCGGGCGATGCTGTTGGCGGAGGATCAGCCGAACGTTGTTTTCTTTTCCCTGTCGCGCACCCCTGAGCGAGAGACCAAATTCCACTGGCTGGGATGGGTGGCGCCTTATGATGTGTATCTCTATAAACTCAGCTCCCGGGAAG is drawn from Hahella sp. KA22 and contains these coding sequences:
- a CDS encoding ABC transporter substrate-binding protein gives rise to the protein MNTCLWRFLLLGWALSLMSFAHAADAKRVVRLTNGEWPPYVSQDLKYDGVVSLIVKEAFASEGYEVKFTFLPWKRALQSAQDGEWDGSILWAYREERTQYFIYSDPISSTQYVFFHLRNAEFDWKDFSDLKKYRFGLTLGYNYNDKFMDMVRNEEIAHDYASDIVSSFKMMFKHRVDVVPEDVEVGYFILSSEFAPGVDRMVTSHLKPLSEEKHYLLISRRVPDANELIEAFNRGLKKMRASGRLESLFEKSRMGDFIQKK